The Streptococcus toyakuensis genome has a window encoding:
- a CDS encoding radical SAM protein has protein sequence MLKKYILTLGIIISIVRNSHYLLLQQRELPPISPPYIPKNVLQKIVINISNSCNLSCSYCYADGGNYGMDNKIMTLDTADNIINEVKFRGITQINRLILFGGEPFLNTQLFEYIIKEFSKFTTILKIETVTNGTVLNNNVKKIIDNFQPYLTISLDGPEFIHDKLRGKGSHRKTTKFIHYLKTINYTNFEIASTYTRLHQLHSLSRDDIFQYFTNMDVHFNINDVFSKNKVLVVKEMEKSLVDRKKFITDSINNIVENNEKAFISPILYDVLISMIYKSTNHTFCDDIDPSNTITFDVDGSKKLCFRFWGTHNSSKAELFNNKEYFQQCKDCWCKGMCLECVANIIDGYSSVINEDGQFIECHKPELMEYCIKEIIYLSQDQSKISKLVNNFKRFIRYA, from the coding sequence ATGCTAAAAAAATATATACTAACATTGGGGATTATTATTTCGATAGTGAGAAATTCACATTATCTACTTCTTCAGCAGAGGGAACTACCTCCTATAAGCCCCCCCTACATCCCCAAAAATGTTTTACAAAAAATTGTTATTAACATATCTAACAGTTGCAATTTATCCTGTTCTTACTGTTATGCGGATGGTGGAAATTACGGCATGGATAATAAAATCATGACTCTAGATACTGCTGATAATATTATTAACGAAGTCAAATTTAGAGGTATAACACAAATTAATAGACTTATCCTATTTGGTGGAGAACCTTTTCTTAATACTCAATTATTCGAATACATTATTAAAGAATTTTCCAAATTTACAACTATACTTAAAATAGAAACCGTGACTAACGGAACAGTACTAAATAATAATGTTAAAAAAATAATAGATAATTTCCAACCATATCTAACTATTAGTCTAGATGGTCCAGAATTTATACATGATAAATTAAGAGGTAAAGGTAGCCATCGTAAAACTACTAAATTTATCCACTATTTAAAAACTATAAACTACACTAATTTTGAAATTGCTTCAACATACACTAGACTACATCAATTACATTCTCTAAGTAGAGATGATATTTTCCAATATTTTACAAATATGGATGTACACTTTAACATCAATGACGTATTTAGTAAAAATAAGGTGCTTGTGGTTAAAGAAATGGAAAAAAGCTTAGTAGATAGGAAAAAATTCATTACTGATTCTATAAATAATATTGTTGAAAATAATGAAAAAGCTTTTATAAGTCCCATCTTATATGATGTTTTAATTTCTATGATTTATAAGAGTACTAATCATACATTCTGCGACGATATAGATCCTTCAAATACCATAACTTTTGATGTTGATGGTAGCAAAAAATTGTGTTTTAGATTTTGGGGAACTCATAATAGCTCTAAAGCAGAGCTATTTAATAATAAAGAATACTTCCAACAATGTAAAGATTGTTGGTGTAAAGGTATGTGTCTTGAATGCGTTGCCAATATCATTGATGGTTATTCTTCAGTAATTAACGAAGATGGACAATTTATAGAATGTCATAAGCCTGAATTAATGGAATATTGTATTAAAGAAATTATTTATCTTTCACAAGATCAATCCAAAATATCTAAACTCGTTAATAATTTCAAAAGGTTTATCCGCTATGCTTAA
- a CDS encoding ABC transporter ATP-binding protein, with product MSLLAFENVSKSYGATPALENVSLDIPAGKIVGLLGPNGSGKTTLIKLINGLLQPDQGRVLINDMDPSPATKAIVAYLPDTTYLNEQMKVKEALTYFKTFYKDFNLERAHHLLADLGIDENSRLKKLSKGNKEKVQLILVMSRDARLYVLDEPIGGVDPAARDYILNTIINNYSPTSTVLISTHLISDIEPILDEIVFLKDGKVVRQGNVDDIRYESGESIDQLFRQEFKA from the coding sequence ATGTCATTACTAGCATTTGAAAATGTATCCAAATCTTATGGAGCAACACCAGCCCTTGAAAATGTTTCCCTTGACATCCCAGCTGGAAAAATTGTTGGTCTTCTTGGGCCAAACGGCTCAGGAAAAACAACCCTGATTAAACTAATCAATGGTCTCTTACAACCAGATCAAGGACGTGTCCTCATCAACGACATGGACCCAAGTCCAGCAACCAAGGCCATCGTAGCTTATTTGCCGGATACGACCTATCTCAATGAGCAAATGAAGGTCAAAGAAGCCCTAACCTACTTCAAGACCTTCTATAAAGATTTCAATCTTGAACGTGCCCATCATCTACTTGCAGACCTAGGTATTGATGAAAATAGTCGTCTCAAGAAATTATCAAAAGGGAATAAGGAAAAGGTACAACTGATTTTGGTTATGAGCCGTGATGCTCGTCTCTACGTTCTAGACGAACCCATTGGTGGGGTGGATCCAGCAGCCCGTGATTATATCCTCAATACCATTATCAATAACTACTCCCCAACTTCTACCGTTTTGATTTCTACTCACTTGATTTCTGATATCGAGCCAATCTTGGATGAAATTGTCTTCCTCAAAGATGGAAAAGTCGTCCGTCAAGGAAATGTAGATGACATTCGCTATGAGTCAGGTGAATCCATTGACCAACTCTTCCGTCAGGAATTTAAGGCCTAA
- a CDS encoding GntR family transcriptional regulator: protein MSWTFDNKKTIYLQIMEKIKLQIVSHTLEPNQQLPTVRELASEAGVNPNTIQRALSDLEREGFVYSKRTTGRFVTEDKELIAQSRKQLSEEELEHFVSSMTHFGYEKEELPGVVGDYIKGV from the coding sequence ATGTCCTGGACATTTGACAACAAAAAAACCATTTATTTACAGATCATGGAGAAAATCAAGCTTCAGATTGTTTCCCATACACTGGAACCCAATCAACAACTTCCAACCGTGAGAGAGCTAGCTAGCGAGGCTGGTGTCAATCCAAACACCATCCAAAGAGCCTTGTCAGACCTTGAACGAGAAGGATTTGTCTACAGCAAGCGCACAACTGGACGATTTGTGACTGAAGATAAGGAGCTGATCGCCCAATCGCGCAAACAATTATCAGAAGAAGAATTGGAACACTTCGTTTCCTCCATGACCCATTTTGGCTATGAAAAAGAAGAACTACCAGGCGTAGTCGGCGATTATATTAAAGGAGTTTAA
- the nrdR gene encoding transcriptional regulator NrdR, whose amino-acid sequence MRCPKCGATKSSVIDSRQAEEGNTIRRRRECDECQHRFTTYERVEERTLVVVKKDGTREQFSRDKIFNGIIRSAQKRPVSSDEINMVVNRIEQKLRGRNENEIQSEDIGSLVMEELAELDEITYVRFASVYRSFKDVSELESLLQQITQSSKKKKER is encoded by the coding sequence ATGCGTTGTCCAAAATGTGGGGCTACCAAGTCAAGTGTTATCGATAGTCGCCAAGCAGAAGAAGGGAACACCATTCGTAGAAGACGTGAGTGCGATGAATGCCAGCACCGTTTTACAACCTACGAACGAGTAGAAGAAAGAACCTTAGTGGTTGTTAAAAAAGATGGCACACGGGAACAATTCTCTAGAGATAAAATCTTTAATGGGATTATCCGCTCAGCCCAGAAACGTCCTGTGTCAAGTGATGAAATCAACATGGTAGTCAATCGTATCGAACAGAAACTCCGTGGTCGAAATGAAAATGAAATTCAAAGTGAGGACATTGGTTCACTCGTCATGGAGGAGTTGGCTGAGTTGGATGAGATTACCTATGTACGTTTTGCCAGTGTCTATCGTAGTTTTAAGGATGTGAGTGAGTTAGAGAGCTTGCTCCAACAAATCACCCAGTCCTCTAAAAAGAAAAAGGAAAGATAA
- a CDS encoding replication initiation and membrane attachment family protein translates to MKPIDRFSYLKNNRVSQDTLSLVQCYLPIIGQEALSLYLYTISFWDNGRKEHLFSNILNHLNFGMDRLIKSLKILSAFNLLTLYQKGDTYQLALHAPLSSQDFLEHPVYRRLLEKKIGDAAVEDLKVESADGEVIPVSLNQVFPDLAELGSQEDLGLKKKVANDFDLDHFRQLMARDGLRFADEQSDVLNLFAIAEEKKWTWFETYQLAKSTAVSQVISTKRMREKIAQKPISSDFNPKEATIIKEAKSKTALQFLAEIKQTRKGTITQTERELLQQMAGLGLLDEVINIILLLTFNKVDSANINEKYAMKVANDYAYQKIHSAEEAVMRIRERGQKSQAQKGSKPGPAKSNVPKWSNPDYKNETSEETRLELERKKQELLARLEKGGD, encoded by the coding sequence ATGAAGCCAATTGACCGTTTTTCTTATCTAAAGAATAATCGGGTGTCGCAAGATACCTTATCTCTGGTACAGTGCTACCTCCCGATTATCGGTCAGGAGGCACTGAGCCTTTATCTTTATACCATCAGTTTTTGGGATAATGGCAGAAAGGAACACCTCTTTTCAAACATTCTCAACCATCTTAACTTTGGAATGGATAGATTGATAAAATCTTTGAAAATCCTATCCGCTTTCAATCTCTTAACACTCTATCAAAAAGGGGATACCTATCAGCTAGCCCTCCATGCTCCTCTATCTAGTCAGGACTTCTTAGAACATCCTGTTTATCGCAGACTTTTGGAGAAAAAGATTGGCGATGCAGCGGTGGAGGATTTGAAGGTTGAAAGTGCTGACGGTGAAGTAATACCCGTCTCACTCAATCAAGTCTTTCCAGATTTGGCAGAACTAGGAAGTCAAGAAGACCTTGGTCTCAAGAAGAAAGTGGCCAACGATTTTGACTTGGACCATTTTCGTCAGCTGATGGCTCGAGATGGGCTTCGCTTTGCGGATGAGCAGTCCGATGTCTTAAACCTCTTTGCCATCGCCGAGGAGAAGAAATGGACTTGGTTTGAGACCTATCAATTGGCCAAGTCAACAGCTGTTTCCCAGGTTATTTCAACCAAACGCATGCGGGAAAAAATCGCTCAAAAACCGATTTCTTCTGACTTTAATCCTAAGGAAGCAACCATTATCAAAGAAGCCAAAAGTAAAACTGCCCTGCAGTTCTTGGCAGAAATCAAGCAAACACGCAAGGGGACCATTACCCAAACAGAAAGAGAACTCTTGCAACAGATGGCTGGTTTGGGCTTGCTGGACGAAGTCATCAATATCATTCTCTTGTTGACCTTTAATAAGGTGGATTCGGCAAATATCAATGAGAAATATGCCATGAAAGTAGCCAATGACTATGCCTATCAAAAGATTCATTCGGCAGAAGAAGCAGTCATGCGAATCCGTGAGCGTGGGCAGAAGAGTCAGGCTCAAAAAGGCAGTAAACCCGGTCCTGCTAAGTCCAATGTACCCAAGTGGAGCAATCCAGATTATAAGAATGAAACCAGCGAGGAAACTCGTCTGGAACTAGAACGTAAGAAACAAGAACTATTAGCTCGATTAGAAAAAGGAGGAGATTAG
- the dnaI gene encoding primosomal protein DnaI: MESVGDVLKRQPSRFHYQDLVQKIMKDPDVAAFIQQESLSPEELNRSISKFNQYITERDKFLRGDTDYIAKGYKPILVMNHGYADVSYEETPELIAAEKEAAIKNRLKLINLPASLKKASLAQVDLDDLGRLPVFEKLLAFVEQYPAIRKGLYLYGDFGVGKSFMVAALAHDLSEKRGVSSTLLHYPSFVIDVKNAIGDGNVKTLVDEIKLSEVLILDDIGAEQSTAWVRDEILQVILQYRMQENLPTFFTSNFNFEDLELHFAKGKHGNDETWEARRVMERIRYLAEETRLEGVNRR; the protein is encoded by the coding sequence ATGGAAAGTGTCGGAGACGTACTCAAGCGTCAACCTAGCCGTTTTCATTATCAAGATTTGGTCCAGAAAATCATGAAGGACCCTGATGTTGCGGCCTTTATCCAGCAAGAATCCCTCAGCCCAGAGGAATTGAATCGCAGTATCTCCAAATTTAACCAGTACATTACCGAGCGTGACAAGTTTCTACGTGGGGATACGGATTATATTGCCAAAGGCTACAAGCCGATTTTGGTTATGAATCATGGTTATGCGGACGTTTCTTATGAAGAAACTCCAGAACTAATCGCGGCTGAAAAAGAAGCGGCTATTAAGAACCGTCTCAAGTTAATCAATCTGCCAGCCAGTCTTAAGAAAGCTAGTTTAGCTCAAGTAGATTTGGATGATTTGGGGCGCTTGCCAGTTTTTGAAAAGCTATTAGCCTTCGTGGAACAATATCCAGCTATTCGAAAAGGTCTTTACTTGTATGGAGACTTTGGTGTGGGCAAAAGTTTCATGGTGGCTGCCTTGGCTCATGATTTATCAGAAAAACGTGGTGTTTCATCAACTCTCCTCCACTATCCTAGCTTTGTCATTGATGTCAAAAATGCTATCGGTGATGGTAATGTCAAGACCTTGGTAGATGAGATTAAATTGTCTGAAGTCCTGATTTTAGATGATATTGGTGCCGAGCAATCAACAGCTTGGGTGCGGGATGAAATCCTGCAGGTCATTCTCCAATATCGGATGCAGGAAAATTTACCGACCTTTTTCACCTCCAACTTCAACTTTGAAGATTTGGAGCTGCATTTCGCTAAAGGGAAGCATGGAAATGACGAGACCTGGGAAGCCAGACGGGTCATGGAACGTATCCGTTATTTGGCTGAGGAGACTCGTTTAGAAGGAGTAAACCGTCGATGA
- a CDS encoding NADPH-dependent oxidoreductase, producing MTEMIKLMKAHTSVRRFKEQAFPQEDLTEILTAAQMASSWKNFQSYSMIVVRSQEKKDALYELVPQEAIRQSAVFLLFVGDLNRAEKGAQLHTDNFQPQGVEGLLISSVDAALAGQNALLAAESLGYGGVIIGLVRYKSEEVAELFNLPDYTYPVFGMALGVPNQEHEVKPRLPLHQVVFEEEYQEQTVDVIESYDRVQADYAGARATTSWSQRLAEQFGQAEPSSTRKNLEQKKLL from the coding sequence ATGACAGAAATGATTAAACTGATGAAGGCTCACACTTCAGTGCGCAGATTTAAGGAGCAAGCCTTTCCTCAGGAAGACTTGACTGAAATCCTGACAGCAGCCCAAATGGCATCGTCTTGGAAGAATTTTCAATCCTACTCTATGATTGTAGTCCGAAGTCAAGAAAAGAAAGATGCCTTGTATGAATTGGTGCCTCAAGAAGCCATTCGCCAGTCAGCTGTTTTCCTTCTCTTTGTCGGAGATTTGAACCGAGCGGAAAAGGGAGCCCAGCTTCATACTGACAACTTCCAACCCCAAGGTGTAGAAGGTCTCTTGATTAGTTCAGTCGATGCGGCTCTTGCTGGTCAAAATGCCCTGCTGGCAGCTGAAAGCTTGGGCTATGGTGGTGTGATTATCGGTTTAGTTCGATACAAGTCAGAAGAAGTGGCAGAGCTCTTTAACCTGCCTGACTACACCTATCCTGTCTTTGGGATGGCACTAGGTGTGCCAAATCAAGAACATGAAGTCAAACCTCGCTTGCCATTGCATCAGGTGGTTTTTGAGGAAGAATATCAGGAACAAACAGTTGATGTGATTGAGTCTTATGACCGTGTACAGGCGGACTATGCTGGGGCGCGTGCGACTACAAGCTGGAGTCAACGTCTAGCAGAACAGTTTGGTCAAGCTGAACCAAGCTCAACTAGAAAAAATCTTGAACAGAAGAAGTTATTGTAG
- the der gene encoding ribosome biogenesis GTPase Der, with amino-acid sequence MALPTIAIVGRPNVGKSTLFNRIAGERISIVEDVEGVTRDRIYATGEWLNRSFSMIDTGGIDDVDAPFMEQIKHQAEIAMEEADVIVFVVSGKEGITDADEYVARKLYKTHKPVILAVNKVDNPEMRNDIYDFYALGLGEPLPISSVHGIGTGDVLDAIVENLPNEYEEENPDVIKFSLIGRPNVGKSSLINAILGEDRVIASPVAGTTRDAIDTHFTDTDGQEFTMIDTAGMRKSGKVYENTEKYSVMRAMRAIDRSDVVLMVINAEEGIREYDKRIAGFAHEAGKGMIIVVNKWDTLEKDNHTMKNWEEDIREQFQYLPYAPIIFVSALTKQRLHKLPEMIKQISESQNTRIPSAVLNDAIMDAIAINPTPTDKGKRLKIFYATQVATKPPTFVIFVNEEELMHFSYLRFLENQIRKAFVFEGTPIHLIARKRK; translated from the coding sequence ATGGCCCTACCAACTATTGCCATTGTAGGACGTCCCAATGTTGGGAAATCAACCCTATTTAATCGGATCGCTGGTGAGCGAATCTCCATTGTAGAAGATGTCGAAGGAGTGACACGTGACCGTATCTATGCAACGGGTGAGTGGCTCAATCGTTCCTTTAGCATGATTGATACAGGAGGAATCGATGATGTCGATGCTCCTTTCATGGAACAAATCAAGCACCAGGCAGAAATTGCCATGGAAGAAGCTGATGTTATCGTCTTTGTCGTGTCCGGTAAGGAAGGAATTACCGATGCGGACGAATACGTAGCCCGTAAGCTTTATAAGACCCATAAACCAGTTATCCTCGCAGTCAACAAGGTGGACAACCCTGAAATGCGAAATGATATCTATGATTTCTATGCCCTCGGTTTGGGTGAACCCCTGCCTATCTCATCTGTCCATGGTATCGGTACAGGGGATGTGCTAGATGCCATCGTAGAAAATCTTCCAAATGAATATGAAGAAGAAAATCCAGATGTCATTAAGTTTAGTTTGATTGGTCGTCCAAACGTTGGAAAATCAAGCTTGATTAATGCTATCTTGGGCGAAGACCGTGTCATTGCTAGTCCCGTTGCTGGAACAACTCGTGACGCCATTGATACACACTTTACAGATACAGATGGTCAAGAGTTTACCATGATTGATACGGCTGGTATGCGTAAGTCTGGTAAGGTTTATGAAAATACAGAGAAATACTCTGTCATGCGTGCCATGCGTGCTATTGACCGTTCAGATGTGGTCTTGATGGTCATCAATGCGGAAGAAGGCATCCGTGAATACGACAAGCGTATCGCAGGATTTGCCCATGAAGCTGGTAAAGGAATGATTATCGTGGTCAACAAGTGGGATACGCTTGAAAAAGACAACCATACTATGAAAAACTGGGAAGAAGATATCCGTGAGCAGTTCCAATACCTGCCTTACGCACCGATTATCTTTGTATCTGCTTTGACCAAGCAACGTCTCCACAAACTTCCTGAGATGATCAAGCAAATCAGCGAAAGTCAAAACACACGGATTCCATCAGCTGTCTTGAACGATGCAATCATGGATGCCATTGCCATCAACCCAACACCGACAGACAAAGGAAAACGTCTTAAGATTTTCTATGCGACTCAAGTGGCAACCAAACCACCGACCTTTGTCATCTTTGTCAACGAAGAAGAACTCATGCACTTTTCTTACCTGCGTTTCTTGGAAAATCAAATCCGCAAGGCCTTTGTTTTTGAGGGAACACCAATCCATCTCATCGCAAGAAAACGTAAATAA
- the secA gene encoding preprotein translocase subunit SecA, which yields MANILKTIIENDKGEIRRLEKMADKVFKYEDQMAALTDDQLKAKTVEFKERYQNGESLDSLLYEAFAVVREGAKRVLGLFPYKVQVMGGIVLHHGDVPEMRTGEGKTLTATMPVYLNALSGKGVHVVTVNEYLSERDATEMGELYSWLGLSVGINLAAKSPMEKKEAYECDITYSTNSEIGFDYLRDNMVVRAENMVQRPLNYALVDEVDSILIDEARTPLIVSGANAVETSQLYHMADHYVKSLDKDDYIIDVQSKTIGLSDSGIDKAESYFKLENLYDIENVALTHFIDNALRANYIMLLDIDYVVSEEQEILIVDQFTGRTMEGRRYSDGLHQAIEAKEGVPIQDETKTSASITYQNLFRMYKKLSGMTGTGKTEEEEFREIYNIRVIPIPTNRPVQRIDHPDLLFASIEAKFKAVVEDVKARYQKGQPVLVGTVAVETSDYISKKLVAAGVPHEVLNAKNHYKEAQIIMNAGQRGAVTIATNMAGRGTDIKLGEGVRELGGLCVIGTERHESRRIDNQLRGRSGRQGDPGESQFYLSLEDDLMKRFGSERLKGIFERLNMSEEAIESRMLTRQVEAAQKRVEGNNYDTRKQVLQYDDVMREQREIIYAQRYDVITADRDLAPEIQAMIKRTIGRVVDGHARAKQDEKLEAILNFAKYNLLPEDSISIEDLSGLSDKAIKEELFQRALQVYDSQVSKLRDEEAVKEFQKVLILRVVDNKWTDHIDALDQLRNAVGLRGYAQNNPVVEYQAEGFRMFNDMIGSIEFDVTRLMMKAQIHEQERPQAEHHISTTATRNIAAHQANMPEDLDLSQIGRNELCPCGSGKKFKNCHGKRQ from the coding sequence ATGGCTAATATTTTAAAAACAATTATCGAAAATGATAAAGGAGAAATCCGTCGTCTGGAAAAGATGGCCGACAAGGTTTTCAAATACGAAGACCAAATGGCTGCTTTGACTGACGACCAACTAAAAGCAAAAACAGTTGAATTTAAAGAACGTTATCAAAATGGAGAATCACTAGATTCATTGCTTTATGAAGCATTTGCGGTTGTCCGTGAAGGTGCCAAACGTGTCCTAGGTCTCTTCCCATATAAGGTTCAGGTCATGGGAGGAATCGTTCTTCACCATGGTGACGTGCCAGAAATGCGTACAGGGGAAGGGAAAACCTTGACTGCGACCATGCCCGTATACCTCAATGCTCTTTCAGGTAAAGGGGTGCACGTAGTTACGGTCAATGAATACCTATCAGAACGTGACGCGACTGAGATGGGTGAATTGTACTCTTGGCTTGGTTTGTCAGTAGGGATTAACTTGGCTGCCAAATCTCCAATGGAGAAAAAAGAAGCCTATGAGTGTGATATTACTTACTCAACCAACTCAGAAATCGGATTTGACTACCTTCGTGATAACATGGTCGTTCGCGCTGAAAACATGGTACAACGTCCGCTTAACTATGCCTTGGTCGATGAGGTTGACTCAATCTTGATTGACGAGGCGCGTACACCTTTGATCGTATCAGGTGCTAATGCAGTTGAAACCAGTCAGCTCTACCACATGGCAGACCACTATGTAAAATCTTTGGACAAAGACGACTACATCATCGATGTGCAGTCTAAAACAATTGGTTTGTCTGATTCAGGGATTGATAAGGCTGAAAGCTACTTCAAGCTTGAAAACCTCTATGACATCGAAAATGTAGCTCTGACTCACTTTATCGATAACGCCCTTCGTGCCAACTACATCATGCTTCTCGATATTGACTATGTGGTCAGTGAAGAGCAAGAAATCTTGATTGTCGACCAATTTACAGGTCGTACCATGGAAGGTCGTCGTTATTCTGATGGATTGCACCAAGCGATTGAAGCCAAAGAAGGTGTGCCAATTCAGGATGAAACCAAGACATCTGCCTCAATCACTTACCAAAACCTCTTCCGTATGTACAAGAAATTGTCAGGTATGACGGGTACAGGTAAGACTGAGGAAGAAGAATTCCGTGAAATTTACAACATTCGTGTTATTCCAATCCCAACAAACCGTCCTGTTCAACGTATTGACCATCCAGACTTGCTTTTTGCTAGCATTGAAGCTAAGTTTAAAGCAGTTGTCGAAGACGTTAAGGCTCGCTACCAAAAGGGTCAACCTGTCTTGGTTGGTACAGTAGCGGTTGAAACTAGTGATTACATTTCTAAGAAATTGGTCGCTGCTGGTGTTCCTCACGAAGTCTTGAATGCCAAAAACCACTATAAAGAAGCTCAAATCATCATGAATGCTGGTCAACGTGGTGCTGTTACCATTGCGACTAACATGGCTGGTCGTGGTACCGACATCAAGCTTGGTGAAGGTGTTCGCGAATTGGGAGGACTTTGTGTTATTGGTACAGAGCGCCATGAAAGCCGTCGTATTGATAACCAGCTTCGTGGACGTTCAGGTCGTCAAGGAGATCCAGGTGAGTCACAATTCTACCTATCTCTTGAAGATGATTTGATGAAACGCTTTGGTTCTGAACGCTTGAAGGGAATCTTTGAACGTTTGAACATGTCTGAAGAGGCGATTGAGTCTCGTATGTTGACACGTCAAGTTGAAGCAGCACAAAAACGTGTCGAAGGAAATAACTACGATACTCGTAAACAGGTCCTTCAATACGACGATGTCATGCGTGAACAACGTGAGATTATCTATGCTCAACGTTACGATGTCATCACTGCAGACCGTGACTTGGCACCTGAAATTCAGGCTATGATCAAACGTACGATTGGTCGTGTCGTTGATGGTCATGCGCGTGCGAAACAAGATGAAAAACTAGAAGCAATTTTGAACTTTGCTAAGTACAACTTGCTTCCAGAAGATTCGATTTCAATCGAAGACTTGTCAGGTTTGTCTGATAAGGCCATTAAGGAAGAACTCTTCCAACGTGCCTTGCAAGTTTACGATAGTCAGGTTTCAAAACTACGCGATGAAGAAGCAGTCAAAGAATTCCAAAAAGTTTTGATTCTACGAGTGGTAGATAACAAGTGGACAGATCATATCGATGCCCTCGATCAATTGCGTAATGCGGTTGGACTTCGTGGTTATGCTCAGAACAACCCAGTTGTTGAGTATCAAGCAGAAGGTTTCCGTATGTTTAATGATATGATTGGTTCGATTGAGTTTGATGTGACACGTTTGATGATGAAAGCACAAATTCATGAACAAGAAAGACCACAAGCAGAACACCATATCAGTACAACAGCGACTCGCAATATCGCTGCCCACCAAGCAAATATGCCAGAAGATTTGGATTTGAGCCAGATTGGACGGAATGAACTTTGCCCATGTGGTTCTGGTAAGAAGTTTAAAAACTGTCACGGTAAAAGACAATAA
- a CDS encoding 3-deoxy-7-phosphoheptulonate synthase gives MVFTAKSPKINIEEVRALSKLEGQALERKSQRDQELEAIIRGEDQRILLVIGPCSSDNEEAVLEYAKRLAALQEEVADRIFMVMRVYTAKPRTNGDGYKGLIHQPNATEAPSLINGIKAVRHLHYRVITETGMTTADEMLYPENLPLVDDLISYMAVGARSVEDQQHRFVASGADFATGFKNPTSGNLNVMFNGIYAAQNKQSFLFLGKEVETTGNPLSHAILRGAINEYGKNIPNYYYDNLMDTIAQYEKMGLENPFIIVDTNHDNSGKQYMDQIRIVRQTLINRDWNEKIKQYVRGFMIESYLEDGRQNEPEVFGKSITDPCLGWENTEALVREIYQTLGE, from the coding sequence ATGGTATTTACAGCAAAAAGTCCTAAAATTAATATTGAAGAAGTTCGTGCCTTATCAAAATTAGAAGGCCAAGCTTTGGAGAGAAAATCTCAGCGCGATCAAGAGCTAGAAGCCATTATACGTGGAGAAGACCAGCGAATTCTCTTGGTAATCGGGCCATGCTCATCTGACAATGAAGAAGCTGTTCTTGAATACGCTAAGCGTTTGGCAGCTTTGCAAGAAGAAGTGGCAGACCGTATCTTTATGGTTATGCGTGTTTACACTGCCAAACCTCGTACTAACGGAGATGGCTATAAGGGCTTGATTCACCAGCCTAATGCGACAGAAGCGCCTAGTCTTATCAACGGAATCAAAGCCGTTCGCCATCTCCACTATCGTGTCATCACAGAAACAGGTATGACGACAGCTGATGAAATGCTTTATCCTGAAAATCTTCCGCTAGTAGATGATTTGATTTCTTACATGGCGGTTGGTGCTCGTTCGGTTGAAGACCAGCAACACCGCTTTGTGGCAAGTGGGGCAGATTTTGCGACTGGTTTTAAAAATCCAACCTCTGGAAATCTCAATGTCATGTTTAATGGGATTTACGCTGCTCAAAACAAACAAAGTTTCCTTTTCCTAGGAAAAGAAGTGGAAACAACTGGGAACCCACTTTCGCATGCTATTCTTCGTGGAGCAATCAATGAGTATGGTAAGAATATTCCCAACTACTACTATGATAATTTGATGGATACCATTGCCCAGTATGAGAAAATGGGCTTGGAAAATCCCTTTATCATCGTGGATACCAATCATGACAACTCTGGTAAGCAATACATGGATCAGATTCGAATTGTCCGTCAGACCTTGATTAACCGTGATTGGAATGAAAAAATCAAGCAGTACGTTCGTGGCTTTATGATTGAATCTTATCTAGAAGACGGCCGTCAAAACGAACCAGAAGTATTTGGCAAGTCTATCACAGACCCTTGCCTAGGCTGGGAAAATACGGAAGCCCTTGTCAGAGAAATCTACCAAACGCTAGGAGAATAG